In Candidatus Zixiibacteriota bacterium, a single genomic region encodes these proteins:
- a CDS encoding phosphatase PAP2 family protein codes for LMDDEWTSPIATPPFPEYTSGHSVQSGAVAEVLTAMFGDDYAFTDHTHDELGMAPRAFDSFNDFAEEAAISRLYGGIHFRSAIENGLEQGHCIGERINALQFKM; via the coding sequence CTGATGGATGACGAATGGACGTCGCCGATCGCGACGCCGCCGTTCCCGGAATATACCTCGGGCCACTCGGTGCAATCGGGTGCCGTCGCCGAGGTGTTGACGGCGATGTTCGGCGACGACTACGCCTTTACCGATCACACTCACGATGAGCTGGGCATGGCGCCGCGCGCGTTTGATTCGTTTAATGATTTCGCGGAGGAGGCGGCGATATCGCGGTTGTACGGCGGGATCCATTTTCGCTCGGCGATTGAGAACGGCCTTGAGCAGGGCCACTGCATCGGTGAGCGGATCAATGCCCTGCAGTTCAAGATGTAG